DNA sequence from the Candidatus Bathyarchaeota archaeon genome:
CAAAGCGAGGAAAATTGACCATCAACTTAACCGGAAACTCACAGTAAAGATTGAAGCCCCAAAGATTTTTTAATTAAGTCCTTCGTGCAGGTCCGTGTGCGCTTATAGAAATTAGTTCCATAAGCTTTAAATGGTTTTTAAGGTTATAGAAATAGTAGCTGAGGGAGAAGGAGAAACAATGTGTGCGAACGCAGTCAAGTCGTTACGCTTGAGTGTTTTAGGTCTTATAATCCTAATGCTTTTTTCCCTCTGTCTCTTGAATCCCGTAAAAGCTGATCCCGCAGCCATCCTCAAGATTTCTCTCCCAGATGGCACATATGTCGGCCCCGATTCAGATCCATGGTTAAGCGAATGTTGGTTGTTAAACCTTACTGGGACATCCCAAACTTTTACTGTTAGAATTAACAACACTAGCGCTGCAAAAAGATCATACGACACACACCTCATTATTACCCTAAATGACATTGGCTACAATAACCTTGAAAATCTTGTTGTGAGTAGCATCCCTATACCGAAATCGGCATTCCGATACGGCTCTCCAACTCCATACAACCTTTGGACTTGGCCGTCAGGTGATGTTTATCCTACATGGTTTAACGATACCTATGTCAATATTGGAACTGTACCCCGTAAAGGATATAAGGAAGTCGTAGTTTCTGTAACATTTTCAAATACAACAGGCATTAGGATGCATTTTGATGCCTACGGAAGTAAAGTTAATCCCCCACCTACAAGAACCGGCGACATAACCCACAACTCCATTTCCGAAGATTCCACAGTTTTACTCCAACCCGGACCGCCAGCACCTCAACATCCAATAGCCAAGTTCTTTTATGACCCAGCTTATCCGAACACAGATGAGATAATAACTCTCAATGCTTCCGAAAGCTACGATCCAGACGGCTATATCGTTAGTTATAGTTGGAATTTCGGAGACGGAACCCCCGTCGTTATAGAAAGCGACCCAATAACCAATCACACTTACACGGCCTTTGGAAACTACACAGTAATACTGGTTGTCACGGATAATGACGGTCTGACAGACAACTCTACAGCAACCATAAGTGTCAGACAGCATCCCGTCGCTGCTTTCAGTTTTTCGCCATCTGACCCATTGGAGCATGAGGTAGTAACCTTCGACGCGTCAACTTCAACACCTGATGGAGGGATCATTATCAGCTGCGAGTGGAATTTTGGAGACGGAAACATCACGACAATCACCTCCCCCATCATAAACCACACGTATTCCACGTTTGGGAACTACACAGTCACTCTAAACGTGACAGACAGCGAGGGAAAATGGGACACAGAATCCAAATCGATTATGGTTGAAGCTTTGCCTATCGCTGACTTCTTGTGGTCGCCATTTTATCCCTACACATACGAAAATGTCACCTTTGACGCTTCAGACTCGACCCCTGACGGCGGGGTTTTAATCAGTTACGCTTGGAATTTCGGAGACGGAACCCCCGTCGTTATAGAAAGCGACCCAATAACAACACACCGCTACACTGCGAATGGAAGCTTTACAGTAACCTTAAACATAACGGACAGCGAAGGCAGATGGGATACAGAATCAAAGACAATCACTATTCGCCCCCGAAGGTACTATTTGACAGTGGAGACAGATCCAGATAACATCACAACGATTCTAGGTGAAGGCTGGTACGATGAGAGAACAAACGTCAGCCTGACAGCGCCGGAATTTGTTCAAGTCTCAACAGGTGTCCAATACAGGCTCAGCTATTGGGATGTTGACAACAACACAATTCCGGGAAATCCTATCGTTGTATATATGGATGCTAACCACACAGCCACTGCCCATTACGTCCTACAATACTACTTGATAGTAACCACAAATCCCAGCGGTGCCACTACTCCTTCTGGCGAAGATTGGTATGATGTTGGGGCATATGCACCAATATCCACAGATGAATTTATCGACATTGTGTTCGGTTTATCCCGTTACAAGTTCTTCGGCTGGACAACAGCCAACATGTCTGAAATAACTGATCCATCTTCTTCCTCGACAACAGTGTTAATGGATAAGCCTAAAACTGTAACTGCAAACTACGAGACCCAATACTATTTGACGGTTGAGACTGATCCATTAGGGATTGCAACAATTCCAGGCGAAGGTTGGTATGACGAATCTACAAATGTGACTCTTGCTGCACCTTCAGTTGTAGACTATAAGTTTCTCCATTGGGAGGTTGACACATTTCTGCAGGATGCGGGTGATGAATCAATTTCAGTAAGGATGAACATGTCTCATACTGCCATCGCTTGCTACGAAGAGATTATTATAGGAGGTTCTACAGTTTCTGTAAAGTCGCCTCTACTGCCCACATGGATAAGCCTAAACGTTATGCTCATTGCTGTCGTCTTTATTACGTCGTATTGGGTAAGAAAACGGCAAATGAGAACCAAATAGACATCTTGGAAATTTGGACAAAAAGTCAACGAACACTTGGTTAGTTTCCGCTTTGGAAGGAAAAAGTTTCTTCTTTATATTTCCGCGTGATAATGGAAGTTCTAATGCGAAGTACGCCCTGCAGAGGGGCCACGAACTGTGCAAGAAAAGAATGTAATTTCTCTTGGTCTTCAGCTACTATTTTTGCAATTATTAGTAATTCCTCAGAGAGCGAAGTGAAGACTTCTACTACCTGTTCTTGTTTTGCCAGTTGTTCTGCAACTTTTCCGCTTTCTTTCGGATTGGTAAAAACTGTTACAATTGCAGTAAGCAGTTTCACTCCGGCTTTTTTAGGGTCAATCATAACGCAATATCTTCTGATTACTCCATATCTCTCCATCCTCTTTATGCGGTCATATACAGTAGAGTGCGCCAAATTCAAGCGCCGCCCGATTTCTGTATATGTCTGCCTGGCGTTTTCTTGCAGAATTCTTAGTATACCCCAGTCTAAATCGTCAAGAATAACCAGTTGATTCTTAGTCTTCATAAACCGAACCTTCTCAAGAAAAAGTAGTCTTTGCATTTTTCATAATTTATCCTTTGCCATCGGTAAAATGTAGAAAAACTTGGCGGATTTCTGCAATTTTGCAAATGGTTAGTAAGAATTTGTTTCGGAAAACTGTTTGAAAAGCATGGAATGTTCCTACAATTTTATGGGCTTTCACTGTTGCAGCCACGGTTTTGCGAAGTTTATGTCAAATAGATTTAAATTAGACATTGAGAACTAGAAGATGGAAACTAGAAAATAGTTCTATAAGAATCTTCTAGTGATGTTTAGAATGACTGAACCTTCAGAAATGCCTAAGGTCTGGGATCTTTTGAAGCGTTTTAAGGAAACCTGTCGTCGCAGAGGTTGGAAAACCTCCGATTACGAGGATATAGTTAAGATAGATGACGAATACCATAATTTCATTGGAACGCGAACGATCCACCCATCTACCTTTAAACGAATTGTTACCAACAAGAAACGTGCCGTTCCTGAAGGAAAATCTTATCGCATAATAGATGTCTCTTATACCGCTTGGG
Encoded proteins:
- a CDS encoding PKD domain-containing protein, whose protein sequence is MVFKVIEIVAEGEGETMCANAVKSLRLSVLGLIILMLFSLCLLNPVKADPAAILKISLPDGTYVGPDSDPWLSECWLLNLTGTSQTFTVRINNTSAAKRSYDTHLIITLNDIGYNNLENLVVSSIPIPKSAFRYGSPTPYNLWTWPSGDVYPTWFNDTYVNIGTVPRKGYKEVVVSVTFSNTTGIRMHFDAYGSKVNPPPTRTGDITHNSISEDSTVLLQPGPPAPQHPIAKFFYDPAYPNTDEIITLNASESYDPDGYIVSYSWNFGDGTPVVIESDPITNHTYTAFGNYTVILVVTDNDGLTDNSTATISVRQHPVAAFSFSPSDPLEHEVVTFDASTSTPDGGIIISCEWNFGDGNITTITSPIINHTYSTFGNYTVTLNVTDSEGKWDTESKSIMVEALPIADFLWSPFYPYTYENVTFDASDSTPDGGVLISYAWNFGDGTPVVIESDPITTHRYTANGSFTVTLNITDSEGRWDTESKTITIRPRRYYLTVETDPDNITTILGEGWYDERTNVSLTAPEFVQVSTGVQYRLSYWDVDNNTIPGNPIVVYMDANHTATAHYVLQYYLIVTTNPSGATTPSGEDWYDVGAYAPISTDEFIDIVFGLSRYKFFGWTTANMSEITDPSSSSTTVLMDKPKTVTANYETQYYLTVETDPLGIATIPGEGWYDESTNVTLAAPSVVDYKFLHWEVDTFLQDAGDESISVRMNMSHTAIACYEEIIIGGSTVSVKSPLLPTWISLNVMLIAVVFITSYWVRKRQMRTK
- a CDS encoding Lrp/AsnC family transcriptional regulator, whose product is MKTKNQLVILDDLDWGILRILQENARQTYTEIGRRLNLAHSTVYDRIKRMERYGVIRRYCVMIDPKKAGVKLLTAIVTVFTNPKESGKVAEQLAKQEQVVEVFTSLSEELLIIAKIVAEDQEKLHSFLAQFVAPLQGVLRIRTSIITRKYKEETFSFQSGN